In the genome of Hyphomicrobium sp. ghe19, the window AAATCGGGCTTCAGCAGATCGTCGCCATCGACCCAAACAATAAACGGAGCGGTCGAGGCCTCCAAGGCGTCGAGCATTGCAGCCATCTGGCCGCCGTTACTCTTGCGCCGAATGAATTTCGCATTCATTTCGGTCGCGTCGAGAAGCTCTTGGATCTTGTCTGATGTTCCGTCCGAAGAGTGATCGTCAACGACGACAAATTCGATATTTTCGTAAGACTGGTTGAAGGCAGAATTCAGGGCTGCTTCGACATATTGCGCTTGATTGTACGCGCACACGGCGACGGTCACGCGCGGCATCGTGTATAAGCTTCGGTCGACCATGTTCATCATGCGCTCTATCTCGAAGGTGCCTGGGCCGAGCGGCCTTTAACATTCTCTCGATGCGGTTCCTCGGAATATTCGATCGCCGTCAAAATCGCTGTCGGGTTGCATCTTCGAGCAAGCAAAGTCCAGATCGCAGCTCGTCACACCGCGATGCTTCCACTGAATTCGTAGAAAAGGTCGTCTAGACGATGTGGAGCAGTCTCGTTACGGCCCATAGGATAACGACTACTGCGAGGATGCCCAGCCAGATATTTTCGCGCCGGACAAACGCCGCAAGGACCAGCGCAACGCACGCGAGGATCGCGATGACGTCGATTGCTTCGAAATAGTCGGTGAAAAATGTCATGTGAGATTCGCCGCGTTTGCCCATTGATAATTGCATTTACTGCGCATGTCCGATCGTCCGCAAGGCGCGATGATACAGTCATCCACCATCGTGGGGCGATTGATCAAACTGTGCCACGCACGAAGAAGTGCGCGGCCGCGGGGAGCTTTTTGACGTCATCCATCGGAAGGCCGAGATTCGTGGATATAACGTCGGGCGGGTTCGAGCTAATCCACGCGGACAGGTCATTGGCCTGATAGCGACCATTGTTAAATCCGACGAGGACCCTCAATAGGCCGCCTCCGGTATTCTTGATGTAATGGCCCGTCCCCATCGGGGCGTACCCGACATCGCCTTGCTCGAACTCGTTCAAGACGACGCTTCCTTCGGCGAGGAACACCGCCATCTCTGCCGATCCTTCAAGATAGTACTGCCATTCATCGGCGCCCGGATGCCAGTGGAGGTCTCGCATGCCGCCCGGTTCGATTTCGAGGACGGAGCCTGCCATCGTCGCGGAGATCGGGAACTCATCGACTGTCACCGTGCGCTGCGTGCCGCCACCCGGAGAACGCCGCGGCTGCTGCGCCATGAGTGGATAGCGGTGCATGCTCAATAGCGCCGGATCATGACGAGGGGCTGCATATGGAGAGACATCGTTTGGTATCGGGCCGGGTCCTGCAAAATAGACTTCGCCTTTCGGAAGCTTGGCGACGACGTCGGCGCCGACACCGAGGGTCTGGGCGGCGATCGCAGCTGGGGTTCGCGACAACCAGTCGGTTATGCTGAATGTGTGATCTTCGGAGAAATACCCGTTATCGAAGATAAGAATGAAATGGCACTCGCCTGGGCCGAGACATTGAATCGAATGACCGTACCCACGCGGGAAATACCAAACGTCGCCCGGATTGAACGTGTCGATGTATGATGAGCCATCCGGATGCAAGCACGTCGTGCGGACGCTGCCTTTGACGACAAAGCCCCATTCGGCTGCATTGGCGTGCCAATGCAATTCCCGCATACCGCCCGGGGCGAGCCGCATCGAGACTCCCGCAATTCCCTGGCTGACAGGGAATTGCTTTGCGGATGCTTCGCGCGTGCTTCCGCCCGGCTTGACGTGGGTCGCCGGTTCTTTTTCCAAGCGATAGCGGTATACGTTTTTTGGGGTGTCCACGTCCCTTCCTCCGCGCTGTCAAAGGTCCAGCGTCTAGAGACACCGCGTCGGGTTAGTGGATGCTTTAGTTTCGTTGATAAAGTCGAAGCTTCAAGCGATTGCGTGTACCTCGGCCAGCGGTGCAAACCGCTAGCTGGACTCGTCGGCGCTTTGAAGGGCCAACAACCGGCGAATATAGTCTTCGACGGCCTCCGGTTCGTAGGGCTTTGCAAGATGGGGCCCTTCTTCGCAGAGCTTGCCCGCCGCCTTCGCAGCTGTCTTCGGGGAGCCTGCCAAAACTATTTTTGTCTGCGGGCGGTTTTTTCGCGTCCATTGGGAAAGTGCAAACGCGTCGAGGGCTCCTGCCACCTCGGCGTCGCTGAAAAGGACATCGATTGTGGTGTGGTGCTGCAGAACGACGAGAGCCTCGTCGCTGCTCGCTGCCTCAATAACTCGGTATCCGCAATCGCGCAGGTAAGCCGCGATCGGCATCCGAATGAGCACAGCATCCTCAACGACTAATACCGTTGCGGAGATGGGTTTTTTGGCGTCAGGTTTCACGTGGTTTTAACGACCGCGCGAACCACCGTGTTCCGCTTGAGGAAGCAATTGTCGCACCCGGCGCAGCAGTTCATTGACGCGGACCGGCTTCGTGAACCCGCCGTCGAATTCCATGAAGTTCTCGGAATAGAATTCGGCAGAGACGAGCACGATTTTAATGTGAGGGAACTTGGTGCGTATCCAACGGCCCAGAGCCACGCCGTCTATGTTACCCGGCATGCGTATGTCCGTCACCACAAGCCCAATATCATCGCGGCTCGTCAATACGGTCATCGCTTCGTGGCTGTCGGTCGCTTCGACAACTGCGTATCCAGCCTCGCGCAATTCCTCTGCCAGATGCAGCCGGATGAGGATCTCATCCTCCACAACGAGTATCGAACGCTGTGCCAGGCCCTCCCCCTTTCCTACAGGCGCCAGTTCGATTGCCGTTCTCCTTCGCGCGTGACGCTAAATAGCGTGAGGCCAAATCAGTTCCAGGGAATGGTATGTGGCATAGATTAAACCCCGACTATCCGAAGGTCGCAAGGTTGTTGCTCGTACCGTGGGTCGTCAAATTACAGCGACCGGTACGAAGGCAACCGGCCACTGGATCTTTTTGCGTTCAATGCCACCGAGCAAATATCACCGACCATTCTCGTCCTTGATCAATGCGTTGGGGCGTTCCATCGGGACAGCACGGCATCCTTATGACGGAGGACGATATAACGGTCCGGAAATTCAACCGTTGCCGCATGATACGCGGCATAGCCAATGCTGCCGCTGACCGTCGCCGCTAGCACAAGCTCGACGGTCGCTTTTGCCGGATCCCACAACTCGACCCGATAAGGAAGGTCTCGCAAACCGGACGTGCCCGGGGATGAACTTATACGCCCGTCCGGTCCGTCATCCGGGCCACCGGCGGCCGAAAGACGATAGCAGGCTTGTTTCCCCATCATCAGAGGTCGTCCGGGACAATGAGCGGTGGGGAGATCATGAGATTTAACCGGTACTTACTGTATATTCGTGTCTAGCTTGACGCAGCAAAAAGAATTCCCGGCCAGCTCGAGCCTATGGTATATTCCAAAGCTGGAAATCTGTTCAAGACATCCCCGCCGCATATCGAAGTAGTAATAGTCCCGATGTCGTCGCCCGATATTGCCAGACTTCATCAATTTGACCAAGGCCGGCAATTCGAATTGCTGGTTAAGACGCTTAGCGATTATGCGATTTACATGGTCGATCCGGATGGCTTCATCGCCACCTGGAACACCGGTGCCCGCCTGATCAAGGGCTACCAAGAGTCAGAAATCATCGGGCAGCACTTCTCGCGCTTCTTTTCCGACGCCGATCAGCGGCAGGGTCTTCCGCAGAAGATCCTCTCTATCGCGCGCGACGCCGGGCGCTACGAGGCAGAGGGATGGCGCGTCCGCAAGGACGGAAGCCGGTTCTGGGCCCTTTCCGTCATTCAAGCGATCAGGGACGAGGCGGGAACGCTTCTCGGCTTTGGCAAAGTAACTCGCGATATCACCGACAAGTACGAGAGCAACAAAGCTCTCATGGAGAGCGAACAGCGCTTCCATCTGCTCGTTGATAGCGTCGTCGATTACGCGATCTACATGCTGGATCCGAGCGGGGTAATTACCAATTGGAATGCAGGCGCCGCTCGCATCAAGGGCTTCCCCGCCAAAGAGGTCGTGGGCACCCACTTCAGCAGGTTTTACACGAAAGAGGATCGCGCGCGCGGTCTGCCGGCAATCGCGCTTGA includes:
- a CDS encoding response regulator; amino-acid sequence: MEDEILIRLHLAEELREAGYAVVEATDSHEAMTVLTSRDDIGLVVTDIRMPGNIDGVALGRWIRTKFPHIKIVLVSAEFYSENFMEFDGGFTKPVRVNELLRRVRQLLPQAEHGGSRGR
- a CDS encoding cupin domain-containing protein, whose amino-acid sequence is MDTPKNVYRYRLEKEPATHVKPGGSTREASAKQFPVSQGIAGVSMRLAPGGMRELHWHANAAEWGFVVKGSVRTTCLHPDGSSYIDTFNPGDVWYFPRGYGHSIQCLGPGECHFILIFDNGYFSEDHTFSITDWLSRTPAAIAAQTLGVGADVVAKLPKGEVYFAGPGPIPNDVSPYAAPRHDPALLSMHRYPLMAQQPRRSPGGGTQRTVTVDEFPISATMAGSVLEIEPGGMRDLHWHPGADEWQYYLEGSAEMAVFLAEGSVVLNEFEQGDVGYAPMGTGHYIKNTGGGLLRVLVGFNNGRYQANDLSAWISSNPPDVISTNLGLPMDDVKKLPAAAHFFVRGTV
- a CDS encoding response regulator, translated to MKPDAKKPISATVLVVEDAVLIRMPIAAYLRDCGYRVIEAASSDEALVVLQHHTTIDVLFSDAEVAGALDAFALSQWTRKNRPQTKIVLAGSPKTAAKAAGKLCEEGPHLAKPYEPEAVEDYIRRLLALQSADESS